A region from the Silene latifolia isolate original U9 population chromosome 7, ASM4854445v1, whole genome shotgun sequence genome encodes:
- the LOC141590300 gene encoding uncharacterized protein LOC141590300 has product MTKEGTSKGDSKNEHNTIATTSPLYLHPSENTNLHLTSIKFNGNNYELWADAVRNGLDVKNKLAFVEGTVKKPILKEGAEETMEAVAWRQCNAMVNAWLRNVIEEDLQPSITFSGTVPEIWKELRERFASGNAPRVHQLKGDLSDCKQAKNQSVVNYYTRLKAIWDELASYSKHHACTCGAAAAMNKEREEVKVHQFLMGLDSSLYGNLRTHLLMEDEVTSLSRAYALVLREERHRAVTKEKEELVESAMASKVMDTGAHSRPDAANGEQNEQSTIFYCGYCKKPWHTEEHCWDKPGNGRGRGNG; this is encoded by the coding sequence ATGACAAAGGAAGGAACTTCCAAAGGTGATTCCAAAAATGAACACAACACAATTGCCACAACATCACCTTTATATTTGCATCCGAGTGAAAACACAAATCTCCATTTAACTTCTATCAAATTCAATggaaataattatgaattatggGCGGATGCAGTCCGTAATGGACTTGATGTTAAAAATAAATTGGCTTTTGTGGAAGGTACAGTTAAAAAACCGATCCTCAAAGAAGGCGCGGAAGAGACAATGGAAGCCGTTGCTTGGAGACAATGCAACGCTATGGTAAACGCTTGGCTACGGAACGTGATTGAAGAAGACCTTCAGCCTAGTATTACCTTCTCTGGAACCGTACCGGAGATTTGGAAGGAGTTAAGAGAGCGTTTTGCCAGTGGTAATGCACCACGAGTCCATCAATTGAAGGGAGATCTGAGTGATTGCAAACAAGCCAAGAATCAGTCCGTCGTCAACTATTATACTCGATTAAAGGCGATTTGGGATGAATTGGCTAGTTACTCGAAACACCATGCTTGCACTTGTGGAGCCGCTGCAGCGATGAACAAGGAACGTGAGGAAGTGAAAGTGCACCAATTTTTAATGGGACTCGACAGTAGTCTCTATGGCAATCTAAGAACCCATTTGCTCATGGAGGACGAGGTGACCTCTTTGAGTAGAGCATATGCTCTTGTTCTGAGGGAAGAGCGCCATAGAGCGGTTACTAAAGAAAAAGAAGAGTTGGTCGAGTCAGCCATGGCCAGCAAGGTCATGGATACTGGTGCACATAGTCGACCGGATGCGGCGAATGGAGAGCAAAATGAACAGAGTACCATTTTTTATTGTGGCTATTGCAAAAAACCTTGGCATACCGAGGAGCATTGCTGGGACAAGCCAGGAAATGGACGAGGAAGAGGAAATGGATGA